In Penaeus monodon isolate SGIC_2016 chromosome 26, NSTDA_Pmon_1, whole genome shotgun sequence, the following are encoded in one genomic region:
- the LOC119590098 gene encoding uncharacterized protein LOC119590098 → MVTATIEILPDIAKTLRELASRMARSQDDPFDSQNMLEILMAFMPVTRRILFAVAKAEGRTVSEEELQRLDRAEKMFPSAFKFMLKMHGGELFGIENPDAERTPADNTVALADTKVSGSFVQMPHGRGMFIHHG, encoded by the coding sequence ATGGTGACGGCGACCATCGAAATCCTGCCCGACATTGCCAAGACCCTGAGGGAGCTGGCCAGCAGGATGGCTCGCTCTCAGGACGACCCCTTCGACTCGCAGAACATGTTGGAGATCCTGATGGCGTTCATGCCCGTGACCCGCAGGATCCTGTTCGCCGTGGCTAAGGCCGAGGGGCGGACTGTGTCCGAGGAGGAGCTGCAGAGGCTGGACCGCGCCGAGAAGATGTTTCCCTCCGCCTTCAAGTTCATGCTGAAGATGCACGGGGGTGAGCTCTTCGGTATCGAAAACCCCGACGCCGAGAGGACCCCGGCGGACAACACCGTCGCCCTCGCCGACACCAAAGTGAGCGGGTCCTTCGTCCAGATGCCCCACGGGAGAGGGATGTTCATCCACCATGGGTAG
- the LOC119590096 gene encoding uncharacterized protein LOC119590096, with amino-acid sequence MVFKVLLVAAAVLCLGRASPQRYQAVGVLQPQTSRDLGNYENIVAATIDVLPEIVKVFSKVTQARGRASEPQIIQRLMMDFMPITRKVMEATEKAEGTKIPEDTYQGFNAAERVMPHVVTFMDQLRDMDFFGLSTTTRRPTERL; translated from the exons ATGGTCTTTAAG GTCCTCTTGGTCGCAGCCGCCGTGCTCTGCCTCGGCCGGGCGTCCCCACAGAGGTACCAAGCCGTGGGCGTCCTGCAGCCACAGACTTCTCGCGATCTGGGCAACTACGAGAACATAGTCGCAGCCACCATCGACGTGCTGCCAGAAATCGTTAAGGTCTTCAGCAAGGTCACGCAGGCCCGGGGTAGGGCCAGTGAACCCCAGATCATCCAACGCCTCATGATGGACTTCATGCCCATCACACGCAAGGTCATGGAGGCCACGGAGAAGGCGGAGGGCACCAAGATCCCAGAGGACACGTACCAGGGCTTCAACGCCGCCGAGAGGGTCATGCCGCACGTGGTCACCTTCATGGATCAGCTCAGGGACATGGACTTCTTCGGACTCTCCACCACCACGAGGAGGCCCACGGAACGTCTGTAG
- the LOC119589757 gene encoding uncharacterized protein LOC119589757, whose amino-acid sequence MYLRILLACATCACAASAQRYEALGVLQPARPTGLGKDESVVAATIDILPEVAKTMKELTAKMTRSQDDPFDSQNIFEVLTAFMPVTRKILFALAKAEGRTVSEKELQRLDRAEKILPSAFKFMLKIQGSDFFGFENPDADRAPTKDAVSLADTKVSGSFVQMPHGRGMFIHHG is encoded by the exons ATGTACCTCCGG ATCCTCCTAGCCTGTGCGACGTGCGCGTGCGCCGCCTCGGCCCAGAGGTACGAGGCCCTGGGCGTGCTGCAGCCGGCGAGGCCGACGGGCCTGGGCAAGGATGAGAGTGTGGTGGCGGCGACCATCGACATCCTGCCCGAAGTTGCCAAGACCATGAAGGAGCTGACCGCCAAGATGACTCGCTCTCAGGACGACCCCTTCGACTCGCAGAACATCTTCGAGGTCCTGACGGCGTTCATGCCTGTGACCCGCAAAATCCTATTCGCCCTGGCCAAGGCCGAGGGCCGGACCGTGTCCGAGAAGGAGCTGCAGAGGTTGGACCGCGCCGAGAAGATCCTTCCTTCCGCCTTCAAGTTCATGCTCAAGATACAGGGCAGCGACTTCTTCGGCTTCGAAAACCCCGACGCCGACAGGGCCCCGACGAAGGACGCCGTCTCCCTCGCCGACACCAAAGTGAGCGGGTCCTTCGTCCAGATGCCCCACGGGAGAGGGATGTTCATCCACCATGGGTAG
- the LOC119590097 gene encoding LOW QUALITY PROTEIN: uncharacterized protein LOC119590097 (The sequence of the model RefSeq protein was modified relative to this genomic sequence to represent the inferred CDS: inserted 2 bases in 1 codon; substituted 1 base at 1 genomic stop codon) → MIFKVLLVAAAVXCLGRVSPXRYQALGVLQPQTSRDLGDYENIVAATIDVLPEIFKVFSKVTEAQGKANEPQIIHRFMLDFMPITRKVMEATEKAEGTKIPEDMYHRFNAAERVMPHVVTFMNQFMGMDFFGLSTTTRRPTESL, encoded by the exons ATGATCTTTAAG GTCCTCTTGGTCGCAGCCGCCGT CTGTCTCGGCCGGGTGTCTCCGTAGAGATACCAAGCCTTGGGCGTCCTGCAGCCACAGACTTCTCGCGATCTGGGCGACTACGAGAACATAGTCGCAGCCACCATCGACGTGTTGCCAGAAATCTTTAAGGTCTTCAGCAAGGTCACGGAGGCCCAGGGCAAGGCTAATGAACCCCAGATCATCCATCGCTTCATGTTGGACTTCATGCCTATCACACGGAAGGTCATGGAGGCCACGGAGAAGGCGGAGGGCACCAAGATCCCGGAGGACATGTACCACCGCTTCAACGCCGCCGAGAGGGTCATGCCGCACGTGGTCACCTTCATGAATCAGTTCATGGGCATGGACTTCTTCGGACTCTCCACCACCACGAGGAGGCCCACGGAAAGTCTGTAG
- the LOC119589671 gene encoding uncharacterized protein LOC119589671 produces the protein MSKPVILVAPTLRSLSFWATTCKAGKRSSVVLGRESFPYILRRLIPEPGCVCVRPPPDYEAPGVLQPAKPRGLGKYENCLKGAGRRMTPPQDDPLDRRNVGDPDGFMPVTRKILFAVAKAEGRTVSEEELQRLDRAEKILPSAFKFMLQIQGSDFFGFENPDAERAPMEDADTSVSGSFVQMPHGRSVFIHHW, from the exons ATGTCCAAGCCAGTAATCCTCGTAGCTCCCACCTTAAGATCTCTGAGTTTTTGGGCGACGACGTGTAAAGCGGGAAAAAGGTCGAGTGTGGTCCTGGGGCGCGAGAGCTTCCCTTATATACTCAGGCGTCTG ATCCCCGAGCCTggctgcgtgtgcgtgcgccctCCCCCAGACTACGAGGCCCCGGGCGTGCTTCAGCCGGCGAAGCCGAGGGGCTTAGGCAAATACGAGAACTG CCTGAAAGGGGCTGGCCGCAGGATGACTCCCCCCCAGGACGACCCCCTTGACCGCAGAAATGTTGGAGATCCTGATGGGTTTATGCCCGTGACCCGCAAGATCCTGTTCGCCGTGGCTAAGGCCGAGGGGCGGACTGTGTCCGAGGAGGAGCTGCAGAGACTGGACCGCGCCGAGAAGATCCTTCCCTCCGCCTTCAAGTTCATGCTCCAGATACAGGGCAGCGACTTCTTCGGCTTCGAAAACCCCGACGCCGAAAGGGCCCCGATGGAGGACGCCGACACCAGCGTCAGCGGGTCCTTCGTCCAGATGCCTCACGGGAGAAGCGTGTTCATCCACCACTGGTAG